In Fragaria vesca subsp. vesca linkage group LG1, FraVesHawaii_1.0, whole genome shotgun sequence, the sequence TTTGCTCCTATATAAGGACATTTTATCAGTTGTAGTCGTAAGCTTTTGATTAATAAAAACCCTTGAAATTTGCTCAACTCTTCTGGTGGATTCTAGGAACTTTCTCGTGGATTTGAGAAAATAGACTTGTGGATTCAAGTCGTCGTTGGTGGATTCTAACGATTATATTTCCGCTGCATCACAACAAAATAGAGTTCATGTCAATCGTCAATCAGAACAAAATAGAGTCATGTCAATCGTCAATTCCTACAGCATTAGAAAACTAGCTAGGGTGCTCTATTCTTCATTTGACAGCGTCGTTTTCAATTTGTTGGTGCTTTCAACAAGTCAATAGAGAATACAAGAACTACAAACAAACATAATTGGAACATGACTCGTTGCATACTACATATTAACACTACCAAAATAGACGTTCAATTTTTGGGGTAATCCAAACGAAATGGTCCAGTTTGGCCTGTAGATATATAGGAAACCATGGTTATTTTCTTTTTCTTCGTTTATGTATCACACATATAGAGCTGGTTGGTCCATTGGACTAGTTTATTTAATTTGCCAACAATTCGATAGAGCAGCCACCGAACCAGAAAGAAGCAAAAGAAATTAATATCAATGAAAACTAAGAGACAAAAGATTAAGGGCGATGGTGGACGAAAGTTCATGGAGAATATCCTCCCACCCAGGTTTGAGTTTGAACGGCCAACAAAATTGAACATTCTTGAACATTTGTTCTATACGTGTAGCATTTGCATTTGATGTACCGTTCTTCGTTGTAAAGATATAATGAACCAAATACACGAGACCCCCTGAGCCTCTGAAAGCTTGGTTTCAATGTTGTGCTACCCACTCGCCGGCGCCGATTTCAAGTCGTATATGACTGAAACTCATACTGGGAGGAAAATTCATTACAGACGACTCGTTGGTCTATATCAAATGAATATAATGATCAAGGAGCATAATTGTTCTTACCTTTCTAACCTTTGGATTTGTAAGGTGAAAATAAAAGTGAAAAGAGCAGCAGCAACAGAGTCTACAGTCCAGACTAGGTAATTCACCGGACAAAAAAGCATTATATGACAAGGGACCCTAGTTACCAACCATGTAGCTATGTCTGGATTGTCTGCAAAATTATTGTTGATAGGGTGGCGGTTGGTAAGACGGTGGTGTCGCATTTGCATAATCGTATGGCCCTCCATAACTGGTCTGGCCGCCATATGAACCCCCACTTCGGAATACAGAACTAGCAGCCATGCTGCTGTCGCCAGATAGGGAATATATGTGTTGTTGTGGAAGAGCAACAGGGCTTTGAGCACGGGCTACTCCATATGAGGTTCCGTAAGAGACTGATGTTGCACCGTCATACACGGTTGGGCTTGGGTAATTGTACGGCCCAGGATATCTTGTTACTGGGCTGTGCTGTGGAGGAGGATTTACGGTTGGGCTTGGGTAATTGTACGGTCCAGGATATCTTGTTACTGGGCTGTGCTGTGGAGGAGGATTTGGGATTCTCCGGTTAAAAGATGATGGGTGTGCATTGGAATACTTGGCAGCTTTTGCTGGGCGGGAAGATGATGATCCAACTCCTCCACGGCCGCCACCGCCGCCTCCACTACCATACGAACGCTTGTTATTAGACTTACTGGAAGCTGCAGCTGAATTCTTCTTTCTATCTGCTTTGGCTCTCTCTAAAGCAGTGACTCGCTTCCTTAGGGAGTCGAGTGTAAATTCTGATTCAAGTTTGTGGTCCTCTACACATTTGATAACTGCTCTGATGGAATTCAACTCCAAAGTGCTCGACTCCTCCTGTAAGATGGACCTCCATTAGGAAATCTCAAAATGAGTCTAAGAAAACATCAATTGAAGAGCAAATTCATCTGATTAGATAACATAGATATAGGATGGAGTTACACTTACAGATGCAGCCACACTATTGTTGCCATTCTTCATTATGGTTGAAGCATTCTTCTTGGAGTTCTTCAAATAGGACTTGAGAAGGGAAATAGGAGGAAACCTCTCGGTCAAACCAGACTCAAAAGCAAAATATATTGCCTCTATCTCCTTTCCATTCTTCACTAACTCATCAATAACATCTGTACAAATCACACAGTATTTCAATCAGAACATACAAAACTTAGATGACAAACGAACAATGAATATGAACACAACAAGACGAGAAAGTTGAAACAATGAATCATCACGCTATGCTTATACCATTCATAAAAAATTGGTGACTGACCAGAATGTAACCGACACAAACATCCTCCTTCTAAGAGTAGAAGGAAGGACACATGCATTTCCTGGCATTTGGATCAGATAAATCTATGATTATGGAGAGACAATACTAAGGTGAACATTTATAACTTAAGAAAAAGTATGCAAACACAGATAAGTTTAAGAAATAGTGATCAAGAAACTTAGCCTAGTCAACCTAATTTACAATAATTCTATCCCACCAAAATGCCTACACAAGGATTAGGCGAGTTGATCAAAGATCAAATGACAGAGTTGCTACACTTTTAAGTCTCTTCCAGATTCAAAACATCTTCAAGATTAGAATTCAGATTATGTCAAGCCACCATGCTCAACATCTAAGCTTTATCTCTACGTATTACGCAACAATGCTTATCAGAGGTAAACTTCTTCACTATAAACAAATGCCTAAGTTGGTTAATAGTAAGCTCTAAAGAAATTAGCATATTCAAAAGTTTATAAATCTACATCAGAACTTCAAATTAGCAAAACCCCTTAACTTACATTATATTCCAACATGCACACATTCAAGAAGCAATAATCCGAAACAAACACATTGCTAAACTTTGATTCTGATCACACACACACATACCTCCAATATCTCCGAATTGTAGTGCCCCGGCAAGCTTAGCCATATCTCTCCTAGCAGCATGTTCCATCACCAACTTCTTATAAAACTCCTCATCATACTTCTCCTTCAACTGAAACCCAATCACCATCTGCACAAACATCACCGCCTCCGCCGCCCCCAATGTCCCTCCACCACTCCTGCTCAGCTCATCCATCTGCCCCTTCCACCTGTCCGCAACGCCCGCCGCTCTCTCCACCACACTCCTAGCAAATGCCGGCCCTTTCGGACGGGAACCGGACCGCGCCTCCGGAAACAGAGCCTGAATCAGCAGCCCGCAGGCCCACCGCTTATCGGTGACCCCAACTTTCTTGGCCTTGGTCTCCAGAAACACCTCCAAAGCATCCAACACCAGCCTCGGCGCGTCCACCGCCTCCGCCATTGCCGGAACAATCTCCGCCCTCAGCGACACCGACTCCTTCCGCTTCGTAACTATAAACCTCAGCAGCCCCTCCGAGTCCATTTTTCTACACAGCGATTTCAGCGTCACGGCGATGTCCAAATTCGCCGGAAATATTCTTCCGAACTCGGCCAAGGCGGCGTATTTCTGCTCCGAGACGCGTGCCGCGGCGGAGGCTTCGCGCTCCGCGAGCGAGGTCTCGCGGACGTCGAGGGACTCTAGGGTTTGGCGGGAACGCGACTCGAGGGATTCGATTTTGGAGTCGAGGGATTTGAATTTCTCGGCGAGCGATTTCTGGAGGGCGGTGAAGTGATCGGAGATGGTGGCGTAGAGCTTCGTGGAGGTGGAGAGGATCGCCTTCTGCGCCTCTAGGTCGTCGAAGAATTTCTGGACTCTGTGCGTCGCGACCACCAGTTCGGTCCCCATTGCTCGTTGATTTCAAAAACGACGGCGTTTTGAAGTCGCGAAATTAAAGGAAACCCTAATCCGGAGGAAGAAGAAGAAGATCAGTCTCCGAGTGAGTGTGTAGATATTTCCCAGCTCTCAGATTCTTTCCTTTCAGTTACGTTCGGTTTAAACGCTGTCGTTTTCGATTTTATATTTAATTGCTGAAATTTAATAAAAGTTATATGGGCGGTGTCACTAATTACTTTACCGCCTATGTAACTTACTACAAACGTAGTGTTCGCCTGATCAGTTGTCGAATATTATTAGCTAAGATGATATCATCTAACTCGGAGACGATATCATTTAACCTAGAGCATCAATACATCAGCTTCCTTATAAAATTTTCGATGAATATATAAACAAGATGAAAGAAAATAGATATGATACTTCTTCCATATAAAAATTACAACTTGAAACTGTGGTCTTGTTCTATTTTATAAAGGTGATTGCGCATTACCTTGCGTATGTTAAGCATCTGCAAATAATATAATGATGCTAGTCCCAAATTCAAGATCAAAGACCAAAGGGAGTTGCATATCAGATCAAGAAGCCTCGAAAGGAATCTATTTTCAGTGCATTCTGATCCTTGACACCAGCTAGATTGTCAAACATGTCATTCTAAGGCTTTATGACACAAAGGATGAGATGCTACATCTCCATCTGTTAGTTGCTGTTAAGTTTCTGATGTCTTCGGAGTTGCGAATAATTGAGGGAAATGTCAACTATGATATGAATCAGAACAGCATTCTTTATCGAATAGTCAACGAATTGTCGATTCATCTACCTCAGTTGAATGTGTATTGCATAGTACATGAGGATTCATGCACAATGCCAAAACTGACAAACTGCCAGTGAAGCATCTGAGACTTCGTCCTGCGATTTCTGCAGGATTAATTCCTTATGGCACACTAGTTAACAGCAAGGTTTCCTGAGCTTAGGCATAAGAATTCTCTACTTGTAAGCAATCCTTGATGAGTTATGTAGATGTTCACAATTCACAAAACTACACTCGTCTACTTGTTGAACCATGACAAAGCTTATAAGAACAGAAATAACAAGGCTCTAAACAAGTTTTTGAGGGAAAACTTGAGAGTTCTGTCAAAAGATAAGCAACTTGATGCAAACGAAATTGACTACAAATCACGGAAGCAAGAAAAATCGTAAGACAAAGAATGGTTGTAACAAATATCTACACATTGATTCGTAGCTATGAGCTAAATTAATACAAGTTCATTCCTCCCAAGCAAGCAACTCTCCCTTTTGAAAGATGTTAGAAGGAACTGCAAAACGCATAGAGAAAGAGCGCGACGAGAGGTCATCAGCATCATGTTGGTCCCAAGAACATCCTTGATCAAAATTCTGAGAGTAAGAGAAAGGATCATACTGGAGCTTCACGGAGCGAGTGCTGGATGGGGAATCAAAAATCTTCTTCTTCTCTTTCTTCAACTTCATCCACAATGTGCTCCACCGTGACCTGTTTGATCTAGCTGAATGCGAGCTCACATGAGGGTCAGTCTCATGGTACTGCCGCCCCAACCGGATAGTTCTGCTGCTTGTGCTGCACCAGTGTTTTCTATCCATTGCAGCACAACACCAAATTGTAATCTACTTGCAAGTGCTTCAGACGGATAGATATAGCACGAAGTAGGTTCCTGTATTAAAAGTATAAAAAGCAGCAGTTGGCCGTCTCTTTTAGACCAAACTTGTCTAACTTGAGGAGCTAATAGAAAAGCTCAGTTTTCAGTTGACTAAGCTCGAAATATTCTCCAACTGGAGGTTGCTACGCTAAACTTC encodes:
- the LOC101301418 gene encoding uncharacterized protein LOC101301418, which produces MGTELVVATHRVQKFFDDLEAQKAILSTSTKLYATISDHFTALQKSLAEKFKSLDSKIESLESRSRQTLESLDVRETSLAEREASAAARVSEQKYAALAEFGRIFPANLDIAVTLKSLCRKMDSEGLLRFIVTKRKESVSLRAEIVPAMAEAVDAPRLVLDALEVFLETKAKKVGVTDKRWACGLLIQALFPEARSGSRPKGPAFARSVVERAAGVADRWKGQMDELSRSGGGTLGAAEAVMFVQMVIGFQLKEKYDEEFYKKLVMEHAARRDMAKLAGALQFGDIGDVIDELVKNGKEIEAIYFAFESGLTERFPPISLLKSYLKNSKKNASTIMKNGNNSVAASEESSTLELNSIRAVIKCVEDHKLESEFTLDSLRKRVTALERAKADRKKNSAAASSKSNNKRSYGSGGGGGGRGGVGSSSSRPAKAAKYSNAHPSSFNRRIPNPPPQHSPVTRYPGPYNYPSPTVNPPPQHSPVTRYPGPYNYPSPTVYDGATSVSYGTSYGVARAQSPVALPQQHIYSLSGDSSMAASSVFRSGGSYGGQTSYGGPYDYANATPPSYQPPPYQQ